In Anopheles arabiensis isolate DONGOLA chromosome 2, AaraD3, whole genome shotgun sequence, the genomic window AAGATACATCTGAAACCGATACACACCCCACAGAGATGCCGATTGAAGCTGAAAATCTAAATTCCACATTGGATGATGCTACGCCATCCAAACGCAAACACGATGCAGAACAATCTGAAGATCAATCAAAAAGGCTACGGATAGAATGTGCAGATAATAACTCCGAACCATCAACTTCATCCCATCCGCTCCCGGCAAACCATTCAACCGATGCTGAAGAAATGATGGTTCCCGACAGCAGCTCGACAGAAACGGTAACAACTACACCCGTTCAGATTAAACCGGATCCCGATGCGTTACCATCAGGTAGCAACAGTTCGCAAGTTCAGATCAAACCCGACCCAGATGCGAAGGGAAGCAACGGGGGCCCAATGGCTAATGATGGTTGTTTGCCGACAGGCAGTAGTTTGCCTCCAGTATCGATTAAACCTGACCCAGACGGATTGGTAGCGAAAGCGGGACTACCTGCCACCGTCTCCCCAGTAGTTGCTAACCCCGGTGTATTACGCCCATCCTGTGATTTCGGAATACGATGCTACCGTGCAGGTCAAGATCATCGGACACTCTACGCTCATCCGGGCGATTTGGATTACAGAAGACCGAACTTCcctccacctcctccggggTCACCGCTGTGTCCGTTTGGTGCACGATGTTACAGACGAAATCCGCAGCATTTCCGCGAATTTGATCATCCAGACCCGAGTAAGTATGACACCGATTTAAGTAATGTGCTTGGACCATCCAACTTTCCGGATGACACCATGCATAAAAGACGTTCAAATCGTTCAATTATTTTGCCGAAAAAGTTTAAAGATTTTTTGATGTAACAATCGCAATTGTGGATGTGTGGTTCGTTATCTTATCAGTTCTATACACTAAATTATCTATGCTATTATTTATTATCGTGGTGGCCCGGTTGTCTATTCGGCTAACACACGTCGGTTCTTATATGGTCGGAAAGAGTCGATTGTCATCTAAACCGTCCTCTCGTTGTAACGTTTTTCACTACTATCCGGTTACGTAGTACTAATAAGTCAAGAAATCTTACATAGACTGGCATACCGCGTAGAAAGAAGGAGAAATAATATGCAATCGTTGAAATATGAGTCGTGCAATTTAGACAGTAGTTAATATATGTATCAAATAATTGCTGTTAATCAATAACAATTGAATGATTTTCTGGTGTATTaatggttttaattattttcgaGTCTTCGATCTTCGAGTAATTAAATAAACTATAGTATGGAGAGTGCCTGTTTTTCAGATCGAATTGATTTTGTTCAGATTTGTACTTTTAGATGCGGGTTTGTTGCGCAGGCCTTTGCGCCCCGGTGGACCAAGACTGCAGCAGCCTGATGACAATATGTCTGATAACGATGAATATCCGTACGAATCTGATCCCGATTTTGATGATAGTTCGTCAGACGAGTATATTCCCGGACATATGTATGATGAGAGTGACGATGGTGACAGTGCAGAGGGCGATAATGATAGCGGCCTCGATTGTTAACTCTGCGCAAACGCTTATCTGGAGGATTTGCCATAACTTTGTTACACGTCTGTCAGGCCGAATGGGGAGACGGGAAATGTTATTTAAGTAAAACGAAGAAAATAAAGAATGTTACCTCATGTTTTCGGTATTCCGTTTCGTATAATACTGTGCGCTATGTATGTTGCAAGTATATTCTCGTACTTGACAGCCGGCTTTGACCTtcgttccttcctttttttaatttcttttatttctcgtAAGAGCCGTCTACCAGTTAGCCGTATCACTTGGCTTTATTCTTAGATTTAATCAACATTTAAACAATTAAGATGAAGAACTGTGAAAAGATATTACacgttggtttgttttaatgaAGAGGGGCTCGTTTTGAGGTGTATATATTGTGCAGTAATAATCGCAATGCGATTAAAATCACAACGCAATTCAGGTTTAACAAACAGTAATTTTAATTCCTTATGTATAATGCGCAATATATAATTTTCTCTTCTTATTTGGCGTCTTAAACCATTGTCTGAGTAGGCTTGCAATAGCTAGATGCCAGTGATATAAATGGGTTATCAGCAGGATAATCCCTCCTACGTATGCGCGGTTCGGACCGGCACCTGACCAAAAGCTGGCCGTGGTGCTTTCTCAAGCTGAGAAAACAATCTCATTAAAGTTTCTCAGATACTCAAAACTAGTTCTATGACGCAAACCCATGGCCATCGTAAGGTTTTCTCACTTTGAGAAACATATAATCACACAAgctatatttttaaatgaaaaaaaaacagtatttgATCGTACATTTGGTTGATTGGAATAGTTGGAatagtttttatttgaatcAACTAAATTTGAAGTATATGGGATAAGTTTGCTTAAAATCTGAGTCAAGATGTCATAGGACACATTGAGGAACATATAGGTTAGAACAATACAGTTTTTGTAccctttttgtattttttttttgttgtaaatgaTATATTGTGTATTCTATGTGATTTGAGGTCACTCGACATACGCACGGAAAGAAATGTCTGCATGTGCTCCAGCTCGGCCGAGCTTTCATGCTTTCCAACCTTCTCGAGGTAGTCATTCGATTGCGCGTGGTATGGCGCAGTAGGAATATGTGGGATGCTAATTACATTGCAGAACCATTGAAACTGTCCACTTTTCAACTGCTCTCCGTTATCCGAGATGTGCGTATCAAGTTTGTCTTATCCAAAAAATATAATCGTGATAAAGGATTGAGTGCGAAAAATGTCTGACCAATTGGATTAGACATTCATAATGATGAATCCTGCTAATATCCGTCGTTCTTAGCGTACTATAGGTACAAGTTACGGGAAAGGACATCCGACTTTTGACTACCGGACATTTTCTTAAATTTTGTAGTGGTCTCAGTGTTGTGGAGCTAGAGCCCTTTTCGTGATGAAAATCGTGAGCTGATGATGGGGGTTTGCCGATCTGCATCGGAAATTTACTTTACAATTGATTATTTGCTCGTGGAACTTTGTGGTGTTTTCAAACAGTCACTTGCCGCCAAATGatatagacacacacacatacctgtGCGTGTAGTAGTCAGTGAAcgctgttgtgttttgtgttgctccgtagtaaatacattattttatggtgaaatttcatttcagtGTAATATTGCATGCGGTAAAAGGGTATGTGAAGGAGTAAGATTTTTGAAAATGTAGTAATCATTGAGTGTTATATAGTGCAATTGGATGGAATGTGTAAAATGCTTCAAATCCGTATGGGTCTGCGATGACCCAATTAGGTGTGTTGGTGGATGCGGTAAATTTAACCGTGACTGCACACCTCCCAATTAGATTGCCGCTCGTTTGGTGATTGAGTGATTGAGTCGCTGAATGTTTTGTCTAAGTGTGAAAATTGCATGAATGTGGTAAAGTGTATGGAAGGTGGTGGTGACATTAATTTGGATGGAATTGTTTCTAAGGCTATGGAATCTGAGATTATTCAGATCAAGGAAGAATTTGATAAAGAAATAGAGAACATACGGAAAGAGATAAACGCATTAATACATGGACACATGAGAAAGGAGATTGCTTCTCTTCTGGAAGAGAGCACGAAGCGAGGTATCGATTTTGTTGAATATGGTAATTTGGGTGTTACAGTTAGCACCAATTTGTCCACTGCATCTTCGACGCCAGCAGTGGATCTTCGACGCCAGCCTCTGATGGTTGTATGCAAGTTGATCGTTCCGATTGGATTACAgtaagaaacaaaagaaaaaggactctttttttattcaggggGAACACTGAAAGAAGACACTTTGTGAGAATGCAAAAATGGTTAGATCCAAATGCAACAGTCCAACCTTTTTTCCTGAAACACCCATTACTAATAATCACTTAGTTTCTcaacgctcattttctcaGGCATTcatgagtgcttttgagaaaACTACGTTCTCAACGTTTGTAGAATTGGCACAAAATCAGTTTGAGAATCTTGCGAGAATCTTTGCGAATGTTGACAATCCAGCGATCGGCTATCTAAAATACGAGCAATTGTGCTATTCATTTATAGGTAAATACGTTGGAACGTGTTttcaatgtaaaaaaaatggaaatggtttaaaaaaatacgaaacaaaAATTCTATTTAAAGCTCCAAATAAAGCATCTCAGAGTGAGAAAAACTGACGACGGCCACGGGTTTGCGTCTGAGAACAAGTTTAGAGCATCAGAGAAACTTTAATGTGTGATTGAAAATCTTTACTCAGCTTGAGAAAGCCCATGGCCTCGTGGCTTAAGGTTGATAAATATGTGCATAGCAAGACTTTGGTTATTGTTCCGAGCACCGATCAGTCATGTGACATTACAGGTTCAGACTTGAGAATTCACTTGGACCCGAAGGCTAACAGTATTaccagtggcggatctaacggtaggcgggcAGCCccggggccccgtagatcgccattctatag contains:
- the LOC120896875 gene encoding aprataxin and PNK-like factor isoform X1; translated protein: MKKLVIIDTIKHTQKPVPESGQEIGRGKFLECDDKRVSRTHGRIASELKGSKLLLRLESLHINPIFCRKKDGATDYTLKKEESILLEIGDKFKLIVDGVWFEVGEDTSETDTHPTEMPIEAENLNSTLDDATPSKRKHDAEQSEDQSKRLRIECADNNSEPSTSSHPLPANHSTDAEEMMVPDSSSTETVTTTPVQIKPDPDALPSGSNSSQVQIKPDPDAKGSNGGPMANDGCLPTGSSLPPVSIKPDPDGLVAKAGLPATVSPVVANPGVLRPSCDFGIRCYRAGQDHRTLYAHPGDLDYRRPNFPPPPPGSPLCPFGARCYRRNPQHFREFDHPDPNAGLLRRPLRPGGPRLQQPDDNMSDNDEYPYESDPDFDDSSSDEYIPGHMYDESDDGDSAEGDNDSGLDC
- the LOC120896875 gene encoding aprataxin and PNK-like factor isoform X2: MKKLVIIDTIKHTQKPVPESGQEIGRGKFLECDDKRVSRTHGRIASELKGSKLLLRLESLHINPIFCRKKDGATDYTLKKEESILLEIGDKFKLIVDGVWFEVGEDTSETDTHPTEMPIEAENLNSTLDDATPSKRKHDAEQSEDQSKRLRIECADNNSEPSTSSHPLPANHSTDAEEMMVPDSSSTETVTTTPVQIKPDPDALPSGSNSSQVQIKPDPDAKGSNGGPMANDGCLPTGSSLPPVSIKPDPDGLVAKAGLPATVSPVVANPGVLRPSCDFGIRCYRAGQDHRTLYAHPGDLDYRRPNFPPPPPGSPLCPFGARCYRRNPQHFREFDHPDPNLYF